One genomic region from Conexibacter woesei DSM 14684 encodes:
- a CDS encoding substrate-binding domain-containing protein, with product MSLEEILAPSAARPRPAAAVSDLAERLGWLDGAALEDRTRWFREGDNVTALHARSDGRPTRLVGLTWIDGYQGVLSLPGTGIAEPAQLAGRRLGLPRRDDGQPIDVQRAEASRGFHAATALACLFSDEFEYADVAVERARGDEEPYAAEAAALLHGEVDAIYVAGRAGRALADRIGAVEVVDLGAHLDPAVRVNATTPAALTVDERTLAREPDRVVTLLAALLRAGAWAETHEDAVRAAYGRRGIEQQLHIDLSTHKLAALGAQKDFLLTHGFLTADVDTAAWADPGPLAAARERVANESRR from the coding sequence ATGAGCCTCGAAGAGATCCTCGCGCCCAGTGCGGCGCGACCCCGCCCGGCCGCGGCCGTGTCCGACCTCGCCGAGCGCCTCGGCTGGCTCGACGGCGCCGCGCTCGAGGATCGCACGCGCTGGTTCCGCGAGGGCGACAACGTCACCGCGCTCCACGCTCGCAGCGACGGCCGGCCGACGCGCCTCGTCGGCCTCACCTGGATCGACGGCTACCAGGGCGTCCTGTCGCTCCCCGGCACGGGGATCGCCGAACCGGCGCAGCTCGCGGGCCGCCGCCTCGGGTTGCCGCGGCGCGACGACGGGCAGCCGATCGACGTGCAGCGCGCCGAGGCCAGCCGTGGCTTCCACGCCGCCACCGCGCTCGCGTGCCTCTTCTCCGACGAGTTCGAGTACGCCGACGTCGCGGTCGAGCGCGCGCGCGGCGACGAGGAACCCTACGCGGCCGAGGCGGCGGCGCTGCTGCACGGCGAGGTCGACGCGATCTACGTCGCCGGCCGCGCCGGTCGCGCGCTCGCCGACAGGATCGGCGCCGTCGAGGTCGTCGACCTCGGCGCGCACCTCGACCCGGCGGTGCGCGTCAACGCGACGACGCCGGCGGCGCTGACCGTCGACGAGCGGACGCTCGCACGCGAGCCCGACCGCGTCGTCACGCTGCTCGCCGCGCTGCTGCGCGCCGGCGCCTGGGCCGAGACGCACGAGGACGCGGTTCGCGCCGCCTACGGCCGTCGCGGGATCGAGCAGCAGCTCCACATCGACCTCTCGACGCACAAGCTCGCCGCGCTCGGCGCGCAGAAGGACTTCCTGCTGACGCACGGCTTCCTCACCGCGGACGTCGACACGGCGGCATGGGCCGATCCCGGCCCGCTGGCGGCGGCGCGGGAGCGCGTCGCGAACGAGTCGCGCCGCTAG
- a CDS encoding multifunctional oxoglutarate decarboxylase/oxoglutarate dehydrogenase thiamine pyrophosphate-binding subunit/dihydrolipoyllysine-residue succinyltransferase subunit — protein MSVDTTVQVVLPQMGESVNEGVVLEWHKAEGDTIEADETLVEISTDKVDAEVPAPITGTVIRILAAEGDTVAVGAVIAEIAPSDGAAAPAAPAAPADEPGPSASTTTEATEIEIVMPQMGESVNEGVILEWHVEPGGTIAEDETIVEISTDKVDAEVPSPASGTVTEILAAAGDTVTVGQVLARMTGTTGGAAPAAAPSADGATASAAAPASTAVDTSGNASPVARRVAAALGVQLDRVAGSGRAGRVVKDDVLTAAKNGGASTNGKAATADKPAGSTLIKGGAAMLARYMDESRSIPTATSFRTLTVTTLDARRKQLKAAGIKVSFTHLIAYAIAKAGEDLPVMAHHFAEIDGKPHRVDDGAVNLGLAVDVEKKDGSRTLMVPVIRGADTLSFKGFLDAYNALVEKARTNSLTADDLTGGNVTLTNPGGIGTVASVPRLMVGQGTIVATGSIAYPVGLGAIGELIGAEKVMSMTSTYDHRIIQGAESGRFLQRIEQLLQGEDGFYETVFKDLGAELPALPPPPAPAAQAALAAPAAAAPAAVGAPPSEELLQAVQAAVSLLKAHRTHGHLAARLDPLGSEPVGDSGLDPEPLGLTPELMAQIPARIMRMGVPGATFADALPHLRETYCGTIAYEIEHISSHRQRVWLREKIETGAFRKPLTADEQKTLLRRLIEVDAFERFMHKAYLGQKQFSIEGLDMTVPMIDELVRLAATRGGREVVIGMAHRGRLNVLAHNLRRSYGSIFAEFEGVSTLDVITSIPDGGTGDVKYHHGARGSFEVAGGEEIVVRLESNPSHLEYVAPVATGATRAAQTTRQGPHAHQDTNAAFPIVLHGDAAFPGQGVVAETFNLQALDGYTVGGTIHLIQNNQVGFTTDPDDARSTRWASDMAKGFDVPIIHVNADDVAASVAAVRLAHAYRQEFGHDVVIDLIGYRRFGHNEADEPAYTQPEMYTRIRRHPTMPQLFGKQLVDAGVVTQDDVDAITNEVWQKLTEQHQELKARLAAASPVEQGTGEYKLDRTPSPEVPTAVDADRLRRLNDDLLRVPEGFTIHPKLVRSLDQRREAVGADGGITWAQAEQLAFASLLTEGTPIRLTGQDAERGTFSQRHLVLHDPKTGQEYCPVQNLPDALAPMELHNSPLSEIAAMGFEYGYSQEGPETLVLWEGQFGDFANSAQVIIDQFIVSGLAKWGQSSRLTLLLPHAYEGSGPEHSSARLERFLQLAAEGNIRVAYPSTPAQYFHLLRRQAKIAKQRPLIVMTPKSLLRLPQATNRIEHLSDTQFFPVLAEPRVDEQKVTRLILCTGKVYYDLVNSELRADNDGVSIARIELLYPFPQAQVMELVNRYPNLREVVWLQEEPRNMGARAHMSPRLMQILPRDLNFGYIGRPERASTAEGYPAAHAAEQRRIVETALDLSRPVGMYPVKLPGER, from the coding sequence ATGTCGGTGGACACCACAGTCCAAGTCGTCCTCCCCCAGATGGGAGAGTCGGTCAACGAAGGCGTCGTCCTCGAATGGCACAAGGCCGAGGGCGACACCATCGAGGCCGACGAAACGCTCGTCGAGATCTCGACGGACAAGGTCGACGCCGAAGTGCCCGCGCCGATCACCGGCACCGTCATCAGAATCCTCGCCGCCGAGGGTGACACCGTCGCCGTCGGCGCCGTCATCGCCGAGATCGCGCCGAGCGACGGCGCGGCCGCCCCGGCGGCTCCTGCCGCTCCGGCCGACGAGCCCGGGCCCTCCGCCTCCACCACGACGGAGGCGACCGAGATCGAGATCGTCATGCCGCAGATGGGCGAGTCGGTCAACGAGGGCGTGATCCTCGAATGGCACGTCGAGCCCGGCGGCACGATCGCCGAGGACGAGACGATCGTCGAGATCTCGACCGACAAGGTCGACGCCGAGGTCCCCTCGCCCGCGAGCGGCACCGTCACGGAGATCCTCGCCGCCGCCGGTGACACCGTCACGGTCGGCCAGGTGCTCGCACGCATGACGGGAACCACAGGCGGCGCCGCTCCCGCCGCCGCGCCGAGCGCCGACGGCGCGACCGCATCCGCCGCCGCCCCCGCCTCCACCGCGGTCGACACCAGCGGCAACGCCTCCCCGGTCGCCCGCCGCGTCGCTGCCGCGCTCGGCGTCCAGCTCGACCGCGTCGCCGGCTCCGGCCGCGCCGGCCGCGTCGTCAAGGACGACGTCCTGACCGCCGCCAAGAACGGTGGCGCGTCGACCAACGGCAAGGCCGCGACCGCCGACAAGCCCGCCGGCTCGACGCTGATCAAGGGCGGCGCGGCGATGCTCGCCAGATACATGGACGAGTCGCGCTCGATCCCGACGGCGACCTCGTTCCGGACGCTGACGGTGACGACGCTCGACGCGCGCCGCAAGCAGCTGAAGGCCGCCGGCATCAAGGTCTCGTTCACGCACCTGATCGCCTACGCGATCGCGAAGGCCGGCGAGGATCTGCCGGTGATGGCCCACCACTTCGCCGAGATCGACGGCAAGCCGCACCGCGTCGACGACGGTGCCGTCAACCTCGGCCTCGCCGTCGACGTCGAGAAGAAGGACGGCAGCCGCACGCTGATGGTGCCGGTCATCAGAGGCGCCGACACGCTCTCGTTCAAGGGCTTCCTCGACGCGTACAACGCGCTCGTCGAGAAGGCGCGCACGAACTCGCTGACGGCCGACGACCTGACCGGCGGCAACGTCACGCTGACGAACCCCGGCGGCATCGGCACCGTCGCGTCGGTCCCGCGGCTGATGGTCGGCCAGGGCACGATCGTCGCGACCGGCTCGATCGCCTACCCCGTCGGGCTCGGCGCGATCGGCGAGCTGATCGGCGCCGAGAAGGTCATGTCGATGACCTCGACGTACGACCACCGGATCATCCAGGGCGCCGAGTCTGGGCGCTTCCTGCAGCGGATCGAGCAGCTGCTCCAGGGTGAGGACGGCTTCTACGAGACCGTCTTCAAGGACCTCGGCGCCGAGCTGCCCGCGCTTCCGCCCCCGCCGGCGCCCGCGGCGCAGGCCGCGCTCGCCGCTCCTGCCGCCGCCGCACCGGCCGCCGTCGGCGCGCCGCCGAGCGAGGAGCTGCTGCAGGCCGTCCAGGCGGCGGTGTCGCTGCTGAAGGCACACCGCACGCACGGCCACCTCGCCGCGCGGCTGGACCCGCTCGGCTCCGAGCCGGTCGGCGACTCCGGCCTCGATCCCGAGCCGCTCGGCCTGACGCCGGAGCTGATGGCGCAGATCCCCGCCCGCATCATGCGGATGGGCGTCCCGGGCGCGACCTTCGCCGACGCGCTCCCGCATCTGCGCGAGACCTACTGCGGCACGATCGCGTACGAGATCGAGCACATCTCCTCGCACCGCCAGCGCGTCTGGCTGCGCGAGAAGATCGAGACCGGCGCGTTCCGCAAGCCGCTCACGGCCGACGAGCAGAAGACGCTGCTGCGCCGCCTGATCGAGGTCGACGCGTTCGAGCGCTTCATGCACAAGGCGTACCTCGGGCAGAAGCAGTTCTCGATCGAGGGCCTCGACATGACGGTCCCGATGATCGACGAGCTGGTCAGGCTCGCCGCGACGCGCGGCGGCCGCGAGGTCGTCATCGGCATGGCCCACCGCGGCCGCCTCAACGTGCTGGCGCACAACCTGCGCCGCTCCTACGGCTCGATCTTCGCCGAGTTCGAGGGCGTCTCGACGCTCGACGTGATCACCTCGATCCCGGACGGCGGCACCGGCGACGTCAAGTACCACCATGGCGCGCGCGGCTCGTTCGAGGTCGCCGGCGGCGAGGAGATCGTCGTCCGCCTCGAGTCGAACCCGTCGCACCTGGAGTACGTCGCGCCCGTCGCGACCGGCGCCACACGCGCCGCGCAGACGACGCGCCAGGGCCCGCATGCCCACCAGGACACCAACGCCGCCTTCCCGATCGTCCTCCACGGCGACGCCGCCTTCCCCGGCCAGGGCGTCGTGGCGGAGACGTTCAACCTGCAGGCGCTCGACGGCTACACGGTCGGCGGCACGATCCACCTGATCCAGAACAACCAGGTCGGCTTCACCACCGACCCGGACGACGCGCGCTCGACGCGCTGGGCGTCGGACATGGCGAAGGGCTTCGACGTCCCGATCATCCACGTCAACGCCGACGACGTCGCCGCCAGCGTCGCGGCGGTGCGCCTCGCGCACGCCTACCGGCAGGAGTTCGGCCACGACGTCGTCATCGACCTGATCGGGTACCGCCGCTTCGGTCACAACGAGGCGGACGAGCCGGCGTACACGCAGCCGGAGATGTACACGAGAATCAGAAGACATCCGACGATGCCGCAGCTGTTCGGCAAGCAGCTCGTCGATGCCGGGGTCGTGACGCAGGACGACGTCGACGCGATCACGAACGAGGTCTGGCAGAAGCTGACCGAGCAGCACCAGGAGCTGAAGGCGCGGCTCGCGGCCGCCAGCCCGGTCGAGCAGGGCACCGGCGAGTACAAGCTCGACCGCACGCCCTCCCCGGAGGTCCCCACGGCCGTCGACGCCGACCGCCTGCGCAGACTCAACGACGACCTCCTGCGCGTGCCGGAGGGCTTCACGATCCACCCGAAGCTGGTGCGCTCGCTGGATCAGCGCCGCGAGGCCGTCGGCGCCGACGGCGGCATCACGTGGGCGCAGGCCGAGCAGCTGGCGTTCGCCTCGCTGCTGACCGAGGGCACGCCGATCCGCCTCACCGGCCAGGACGCCGAGCGCGGGACCTTTTCCCAGCGCCACCTCGTTCTGCACGACCCGAAGACGGGCCAGGAGTACTGCCCCGTCCAGAACCTGCCCGACGCGCTCGCGCCGATGGAGCTGCACAACTCGCCGCTGTCGGAGATCGCGGCGATGGGCTTCGAGTACGGGTACTCGCAAGAGGGTCCTGAGACGCTCGTGCTGTGGGAGGGCCAGTTCGGCGACTTCGCCAACAGCGCCCAGGTCATCATCGACCAGTTCATCGTCTCCGGCCTCGCGAAGTGGGGCCAGTCGAGCCGCCTGACGCTGCTGCTCCCGCACGCCTACGAAGGCTCGGGCCCGGAGCACTCCTCCGCACGCCTGGAGCGCTTCCTCCAGCTCGCGGCGGAGGGCAACATCCGCGTCGCATACCCGTCGACGCCGGCGCAGTACTTCCACCTGCTGCGGCGCCAGGCGAAGATCGCCAAGCAGCGCCCGCTGATCGTGATGACGCCGAAGTCGCTGCTGCGCCTGCCGCAGGCGACGAACCGCATCGAGCATCTGTCCGACACGCAGTTCTTCCCCGTGCTGGCGGAGCCGCGCGTCGACGAGCAGAAGGTCACGCGCCTGATCCTCTGCACCGGCAAGGTCTACTACGACCTCGTCAACAGCGAGCTGCGCGCCGACAACGACGGCGTCTCGATCGCCCGCATCGAGCTGCTCTACCCGTTCCCGCAGGCGCAGGTGATGGAGCTGGTGAACCGCTACCCGAACCTCAGAGAGGTCGTGTGGCTGCAGGAGGAGCCGCGCAACATGGGCGCCCGCGCGCACATGTCGCCGCGCCTGATGCAGATCCTCCCGCGCGACCTGAACTTCGGCTACATCGGCCGGCCCGAGCGCGCCTCGACCGCCGAGGGCTACCCGGCGGCCCACGCCGCCGAGCAGCGCCGCATCGTCGAGACCGCGCTCGACCTCTCCCGCCCCGTCGGGATGTACCCGGTGAAGCTGCCGGGCGAGCGCTAG
- a CDS encoding MGMT family protein, whose product MRRSSENVARVLARVRATPEGFVRTYGDVSPGAPRFAGTVLAGTDADVPWHRIVRADGSLAMGARQRALLEAEGVPFRGERVDMRIARLLD is encoded by the coding sequence ATGAGAAGGTCGTCTGAGAACGTCGCGCGCGTGCTCGCGCGCGTCCGCGCCACCCCCGAGGGATTCGTTCGCACCTACGGCGACGTCTCCCCCGGTGCGCCGCGGTTCGCCGGCACCGTGCTCGCGGGGACCGACGCCGACGTCCCCTGGCACCGGATCGTGCGGGCCGACGGCTCGCTCGCGATGGGCGCGCGCCAGCGCGCGCTGCTGGAGGCGGAGGGCGTCCCGTTCCGCGGCGAGCGGGTCGACATGCGCATCGCTCGGCTCCTGGACTGA